The proteins below come from a single Ignavibacteriota bacterium genomic window:
- a CDS encoding transposase, producing the protein MQQLTAVRPILRYSIAFKKKVVGEIERGKLTVAEAKRLYDITGNTTIRKWLKSFGKHDGTTRIVRIEMKGESDKVKAQEKKIRELQAALSDAHLRILVLESTVSV; encoded by the coding sequence ATGCAGCAACTTACAGCGGTTCGCCCCATCCTCCGATATAGTATTGCCTTCAAGAAAAAGGTGGTGGGAGAAATCGAACGCGGAAAACTGACGGTGGCAGAAGCGAAGCGATTGTACGACATTACGGGCAATACAACGATCCGAAAGTGGCTGAAATCTTTCGGAAAACACGATGGTACCACGCGCATAGTGAGGATAGAAATGAAAGGCGAATCGGATAAAGTGAAGGCCCAGGAGAAGAAAATACGGGAGTTGCAGGCGGCCTTGTCGGATGCACATCTGCGCATTCTCGTTCTCGAATCGACGGTCAGCGT
- a CDS encoding DNA alkylation repair protein, with product MPEPLKNQFGFSVAERIASAVTAVHPDFDRRAFLEDVRHGYDALELMPRARHIADALRRHLPRDYPTALRHLLAAVAGGSVPAAHEGALTGFVYLPVTLFIGAYGLEHFSESMDAQRTITKLFSAEFSIRPYLERYPEESLALLRRWATDPDPRVRRLVSEGTRPRLPWAPRLKEFQRDPAPVLALLELLKDDPDLVVRRSVANNLNDIGKDHPDVLVETARRWMRGADQNREWIVRHALRSAIKRGDTDALALLGFGTGDALVVRHPRISPKRLRLGDEVIFSAEVHNTSHAAVEVAVDFRIHYVKANGRTNPKVFKLTRLSLEPDAVSRISKRLLIIDLSTRRHYAGRHSIDLLLNGTVFPIGAFHLE from the coding sequence ATGCCCGAGCCACTCAAGAATCAATTCGGTTTCTCCGTCGCGGAACGTATCGCCAGCGCGGTGACAGCGGTGCATCCAGACTTCGACCGGCGGGCGTTCCTCGAGGATGTGCGTCACGGATACGACGCGCTGGAACTGATGCCGCGCGCGCGGCATATCGCGGACGCTCTTCGGAGGCATCTGCCTCGGGACTATCCGACTGCGCTGCGTCATCTGCTCGCCGCGGTGGCCGGCGGGAGCGTGCCGGCCGCGCACGAAGGTGCATTGACAGGATTTGTGTATCTGCCTGTCACGCTCTTCATCGGCGCCTATGGTCTCGAACATTTTTCCGAGTCGATGGATGCGCAGCGCACCATCACGAAGTTATTCTCGGCGGAGTTCAGCATTCGGCCGTACCTCGAGCGCTACCCCGAAGAATCGCTCGCCCTGTTGCGCCGCTGGGCAACCGATCCCGATCCGCGCGTGCGGCGCCTCGTCTCCGAAGGCACGCGGCCGAGACTGCCGTGGGCGCCTCGCCTGAAGGAGTTTCAGCGCGACCCCGCACCCGTGCTGGCGCTGCTCGAATTGTTGAAGGACGATCCCGACCTCGTCGTGCGCCGTTCCGTCGCGAACAATCTCAACGACATCGGCAAGGACCATCCCGACGTGCTCGTGGAAACGGCCCGGAGATGGATGCGCGGGGCGGATCAGAACCGCGAGTGGATCGTGCGGCACGCGCTGCGCTCGGCCATCAAACGCGGTGATACCGACGCGCTCGCCCTGCTCGGCTTCGGCACAGGCGACGCGCTTGTTGTCCGGCATCCGCGCATCTCCCCGAAGCGCCTCCGCCTCGGCGACGAGGTGATATTCTCCGCCGAAGTGCACAACACCTCGCACGCCGCGGTAGAAGTTGCGGTGGACTTCCGCATCCACTACGTCAAGGCGAACGGCCGGACGAATCCCAAAGTGTTCAAGCTCACGCGCCTCTCGCTCGAGCCGGACGCCGTCTCTCGCATCTCGAAGCGCCTGCTCATCATCGACCTCAGCACGCGCCGTCACTACGCGGGCAGACACAGCATCGATCTCCTCCTCAACGGCACCGTCTTCCCGATCGGAGCGTTTCACCTGGAGTGA